The following are from one region of the Microbacterium paraoxydans genome:
- the hisS gene encoding histidine--tRNA ligase: MRDFLPADKARRERVLSVIRDRYRAHGFDEIETPVVEEYDRLHAGIGGDNEKLSFNILRRGLDAEAVRAAADDPAELSDLGLRYDLTVPLARFYASNRGQLPGVFRSIQIGPVWRAERPQKGRYRQFVQCDIDIIGDASARAEAELLAASLDAVDALGLEGASVRINDRRVLEWMLEHFGFTEDERPQVLITIDKLDKIGPEGVAAELRERGATTTAVDAFQAFLGRPQTLEYHPFGDRQIRKALPDGAPDELVAHLVGIGEAVAAGRGQDDIPLVFDPFLVRGMGYYTGTIFELAHPSVTYSLGGGGRYDGMIGRFLQQDVPAVGFSLGFERLVDLVSTDPATAAQAIVLVHDAAVPVAELVAHKTALVAKGARVRLEQRTKNLKALLERSAADGYTHFASVRPGDDELEVKTLA; encoded by the coding sequence ATGCGCGACTTCCTCCCCGCCGACAAGGCCCGCCGTGAGCGGGTGCTCTCCGTCATCCGCGACCGCTATCGCGCGCACGGATTCGACGAGATCGAGACCCCCGTGGTCGAGGAGTACGACCGGCTGCATGCCGGCATCGGCGGCGACAACGAGAAGCTGTCGTTCAACATCCTGCGCCGCGGCCTGGATGCGGAGGCCGTCCGCGCCGCCGCCGACGACCCCGCGGAGCTCTCCGACCTCGGCCTGCGCTACGACCTGACGGTGCCGCTCGCCCGCTTCTACGCGAGCAACAGGGGACAGCTCCCCGGCGTCTTCCGGTCCATCCAGATCGGTCCCGTCTGGCGGGCCGAGCGTCCGCAGAAGGGGCGCTACCGCCAGTTCGTCCAGTGCGACATCGATATCATCGGCGACGCGTCCGCGCGCGCCGAGGCCGAGCTGCTGGCCGCGTCGCTCGACGCCGTCGACGCCCTGGGCCTGGAGGGCGCGAGCGTGCGGATCAACGACCGCCGCGTGCTGGAATGGATGCTGGAGCACTTCGGGTTCACCGAGGACGAGCGCCCGCAGGTGCTGATCACGATCGACAAGCTCGACAAGATCGGGCCGGAGGGTGTGGCCGCCGAGCTCCGCGAGCGCGGGGCCACGACGACCGCGGTCGACGCGTTCCAGGCCTTCCTCGGTCGTCCGCAGACGCTCGAGTACCACCCGTTCGGTGACCGCCAGATCCGCAAGGCGCTCCCGGACGGCGCGCCGGACGAGCTCGTCGCCCACCTCGTCGGCATCGGCGAGGCGGTCGCGGCGGGGCGCGGGCAGGACGACATCCCGCTCGTGTTCGACCCGTTCCTGGTCCGCGGCATGGGCTACTACACCGGGACGATCTTCGAGCTCGCGCACCCGTCGGTGACGTATTCGCTCGGTGGCGGAGGACGGTACGACGGCATGATCGGCCGGTTCCTCCAGCAGGACGTGCCGGCGGTGGGCTTCTCCCTCGGGTTCGAGCGCCTGGTCGACCTCGTCTCGACGGACCCGGCCACCGCGGCGCAGGCGATCGTGCTGGTCCACGACGCGGCGGTCCCCGTCGCGGAGCTCGTGGCGCACAAGACGGCCCTCGTCGCGAAGGGGGCGCGGGTGCGACTCGAGCAGCGCACGAAGAACCTCAAGGCGCTGCTGGAACGGTCGGCGGCGGACGGGTACACCCACTTCGCGAGCGTGCGCCCCGGAGACGACGAGCTCGAGGTCAAGACGCTGGCCTGA
- the gdhA gene encoding NADP-specific glutamate dehydrogenase, protein MTVTTPTDFHPLAASVQPVFDTVLARSPHEPEFHQAVHEVLHSIAPVLERHPEYVDGGILERLVEPERQIMFRVPWVDDAGKLQVNRGYRIQFSSVLGPYKGGLRFHPSVNLSIIKFLGFEQIFKNALTGQGIGGGKGGSDFDPHGKSDAEVMRFCQSFMNELYRHLGEHTDVPAGDIGVGGREIGYLFGQYRKVTNRHESGMFTGKGTGWGGAEVRTEATGYGAVFFAQEMLGVHGDSLDGKRVGISGSGNVAIYAIQKAAQLGATAVTASDSSGYVVDDAGIDLDLLRQLKEVERARIVEYANRRPSARFVESGSVWEVPVDIAVPSATQNEVSLADAEALIANGVRAVSEGANMPCVPEAVEAFQKAGVLFAPGKAANAGGVATSALEMSQNASRQRWSFGDSENKLREIMGDIHHAAFEAAERHGVPGDYVAGANIAGFERVAAAMLAQGVI, encoded by the coding sequence GTGACCGTCACCACCCCCACCGACTTCCACCCGCTCGCCGCATCCGTGCAGCCCGTCTTCGACACGGTGCTGGCACGCAGCCCGCACGAGCCGGAGTTCCACCAGGCCGTCCACGAGGTGCTGCACTCGATCGCCCCGGTGCTGGAGCGCCACCCGGAATACGTGGACGGCGGGATCCTGGAGCGCCTGGTCGAGCCGGAACGGCAGATCATGTTCCGCGTGCCGTGGGTCGACGACGCCGGGAAGCTGCAGGTCAACCGCGGGTACCGCATCCAGTTCTCCTCCGTGCTCGGTCCGTACAAGGGCGGCCTGCGGTTCCACCCGTCGGTCAACCTCTCGATCATCAAGTTCCTCGGCTTCGAGCAGATCTTCAAGAACGCGCTCACCGGCCAGGGCATCGGCGGCGGCAAGGGCGGCTCCGACTTCGACCCGCACGGCAAGTCCGACGCCGAGGTCATGCGCTTCTGCCAGTCGTTCATGAACGAGCTCTACCGGCACCTCGGCGAGCACACCGACGTCCCTGCGGGCGACATCGGCGTCGGCGGCCGCGAGATCGGCTACCTCTTCGGCCAGTACCGCAAGGTCACCAACCGCCACGAGTCCGGCATGTTCACGGGCAAGGGCACCGGATGGGGCGGCGCCGAGGTGCGGACGGAGGCCACGGGCTACGGCGCGGTGTTCTTCGCGCAGGAGATGCTCGGCGTGCACGGCGACTCCCTCGACGGCAAGCGCGTCGGCATCTCGGGCTCCGGCAACGTGGCGATCTACGCGATCCAGAAGGCCGCGCAGCTCGGCGCGACCGCGGTCACGGCCTCCGACTCCTCCGGCTACGTCGTCGACGACGCGGGCATCGACCTCGACCTGCTGCGTCAGCTCAAGGAGGTCGAGCGCGCCCGCATCGTCGAGTACGCGAACCGCCGCCCGAGCGCCCGCTTCGTGGAGAGCGGCAGCGTGTGGGAGGTGCCCGTCGACATCGCGGTGCCCTCCGCCACCCAGAACGAGGTCAGCCTCGCCGATGCGGAGGCCCTGATCGCGAACGGCGTGCGCGCCGTGTCCGAGGGCGCCAACATGCCGTGCGTGCCCGAGGCCGTCGAGGCCTTCCAGAAGGCGGGCGTGCTGTTCGCCCCGGGCAAGGCCGCGAACGCCGGCGGTGTCGCGACCTCGGCGCTGGAGATGAGCCAGAACGCCTCGCGGCAGCGCTGGAGCTTCGGCGACAGCGAGAACAAGCTGCGCGAGATCATGGGCGACATCCACCACGCCGCCTTCGAGGCCGCCGAGCGCCACGGCGTCCCCGGCGACTACGTGGCCGGTGCCAACATCGCCGGCTTCGAGCGCGTCGCCGCGGCGATGCTCGCCCAGGGCGTCATCTGA
- a CDS encoding gamma carbonic anhydrase family protein, translating into MLYEHLGARPRIHDTAVVAPTAVISGDVELGPGCQVLHGAVITAEGGPITLGAHVIVMENALIRATAANAVHIGAHTLVGTLASIAGATVGEEVFFASGARVFNGALVGDRCEVRVNAIVHRRAVLPSGTVVPIGWVAVGDPVQLLSPDQDAEIAAAQPELDFPGHVFGVDRDTPDLMVQLTERYGSSLARHADDRQV; encoded by the coding sequence ATGTTGTACGAGCACCTCGGGGCTCGCCCCCGCATCCACGACACCGCCGTCGTCGCTCCCACCGCCGTCATCTCCGGCGACGTGGAGCTCGGACCGGGCTGCCAGGTGCTGCACGGCGCCGTCATCACCGCGGAGGGCGGCCCGATCACCCTCGGCGCGCACGTCATCGTGATGGAGAACGCGCTGATCAGGGCGACTGCGGCCAACGCCGTCCACATCGGGGCGCACACCCTCGTCGGGACACTGGCCAGCATCGCCGGGGCGACCGTGGGCGAGGAGGTGTTCTTCGCGTCCGGAGCCCGGGTCTTCAACGGGGCGCTCGTCGGGGATCGCTGCGAGGTGCGGGTCAACGCGATCGTGCATCGCCGGGCCGTGCTGCCGTCGGGGACGGTGGTGCCGATCGGGTGGGTCGCGGTCGGCGATCCGGTGCAGCTGCTCTCACCCGACCAGGACGCCGAGATCGCGGCCGCACAGCCCGAGCTCGACTTCCCCGGACACGTCTTCGGCGTCGATCGGGACACTCCCGACCTCATGGTGCAGCTCACGGAGCGCTACGGCAGCTCCCTCGCGCGGCACGCCGACGACCGCCAGGTCTGA
- a CDS encoding SGNH/GDSL hydrolase family protein: MRRLPLLTLVALAAALVVGARTVLDRQAAVARRRIGKPLGQQSLDADRVWRPGLEGEPLDLLLLGDSLAAGLGAARRKETLGARLAKATARRLGRPVRLRTAAVVGAESRDLDGQLSRLPADYRPDVAVVVVGGNDVTHRLPAAESARHLREAIVRLQARGARVVVGTCPDLGALRAVPQPLRRIASGLSRRLAEAQAEAAHREGAETVDLRRAVGPMFFDEPEEMFSLDRFHPSALGYRRTAEALLPAVERAALVALSSRRSPASR; this comes from the coding sequence GTGCGTCGTCTGCCCCTGCTGACCCTGGTCGCGCTCGCCGCCGCGCTCGTCGTGGGTGCACGCACGGTCCTCGACCGGCAGGCCGCCGTCGCGCGTCGGCGCATCGGAAAGCCGCTGGGGCAGCAGTCTCTCGACGCCGACCGTGTCTGGCGCCCGGGGCTCGAGGGCGAGCCGCTCGACCTCCTGCTGCTGGGCGACTCCCTCGCTGCCGGCCTGGGAGCGGCACGGCGGAAGGAGACCCTCGGGGCACGGCTCGCGAAGGCGACGGCACGCCGACTCGGGCGTCCCGTGCGGCTGCGCACCGCCGCGGTCGTGGGCGCGGAGTCGCGGGATCTCGACGGGCAGCTCTCCCGCCTCCCCGCGGACTATCGCCCTGACGTCGCCGTGGTCGTGGTCGGCGGCAACGACGTCACCCATCGCCTCCCGGCAGCGGAGTCGGCCCGCCACCTGCGCGAGGCCATCGTCCGCCTGCAGGCTCGCGGCGCCCGCGTCGTCGTCGGCACCTGCCCCGACCTCGGTGCCCTGCGCGCGGTGCCGCAGCCGCTGCGCCGCATCGCCTCCGGTCTGTCCCGACGGCTGGCGGAGGCGCAGGCGGAGGCCGCGCACCGGGAAGGAGCGGAGACGGTGGACCTGCGGCGGGCTGTCGGCCCGATGTTCTTCGACGAGCCGGAGGAGATGTTCAGCCTCGACCGCTTCCACCCGAGCGCCCTCGGCTACCGCCGCACCGCGGAGGCGCTGCTGCCGGCCGTCGAGCGGGCCGCCCTGGTCGCGCTCAGCTCCCGGCGGTCTCCGGCGTCGCGCTGA
- a CDS encoding VOC family protein: MTDQTPPAGVTGAHTTDGRPHSATSLTPFLAIPDAARAVEFYRDVFGARVVDVTEFGGVVAHADLDFGLGRLQLGEPSPEYHLVPAPSGDDDCYSMGLYVPDVDAVVARAVAAGATVREAPSLFVSGDRYASIRDPFGVRWSIMTRVEDLSDEESARRVAEWAASFSATPETAGS, encoded by the coding sequence ATGACCGATCAGACACCTCCGGCCGGCGTGACCGGCGCACACACCACCGACGGCCGCCCGCACAGCGCGACCTCGCTCACCCCCTTCCTCGCGATCCCCGACGCCGCCCGCGCCGTCGAGTTCTACCGGGACGTCTTCGGCGCCCGCGTGGTCGACGTGACGGAGTTCGGCGGTGTCGTCGCGCATGCCGACCTCGACTTCGGGCTCGGACGGCTCCAGCTCGGCGAGCCCAGCCCCGAGTACCACCTCGTGCCCGCGCCTTCCGGCGACGATGACTGCTACTCGATGGGCCTGTATGTGCCGGACGTGGACGCCGTGGTCGCGCGCGCCGTCGCGGCGGGGGCGACCGTCCGCGAGGCGCCGTCCCTGTTCGTCTCCGGCGACCGCTACGCCAGCATCCGCGACCCGTTCGGCGTCCGCTGGTCGATCATGACCCGCGTGGAGGACCTCTCCGACGAGGAGAGCGCACGACGAGTCGCAGAGTGGGCGGCCTCGTTCAGCGCGACGCCGGAGACCGCCGGGAGCTGA
- a CDS encoding MazG family protein, protein MTSEQRGPEDIDDPLRAAAETMRAVRERCVWSQRITHRDLVPYLIEESHEVIDAVEDGSRADLREELGDLLWQVLFHAAIAAQDPDDPFDIDDVARTLTEKMVRRHPHVFGDEVAETPEEVLVHWNAAKAAEKRTRRSVLDGIPRAMPALARAQKMSGRAAGAGVVPTQPSALRPSSEEELGDALLALVDTARAEGWDAERALRERLTRLEDEVRAAEAG, encoded by the coding sequence ATGACCAGCGAGCAGCGAGGCCCCGAGGACATCGACGATCCGCTGCGCGCGGCCGCGGAGACCATGCGTGCGGTGCGGGAACGGTGCGTGTGGTCGCAGCGCATCACGCACCGCGACCTCGTGCCGTACCTCATCGAGGAATCGCACGAGGTGATCGACGCGGTCGAGGACGGCTCGCGCGCCGACCTCCGCGAGGAGCTGGGCGATCTGCTGTGGCAGGTGCTGTTCCATGCCGCGATCGCGGCACAGGACCCGGACGACCCGTTCGACATCGACGACGTCGCCCGCACGCTCACCGAGAAGATGGTGCGGCGGCATCCACACGTGTTCGGCGACGAGGTCGCGGAGACGCCGGAGGAGGTGCTCGTGCACTGGAACGCGGCGAAGGCGGCGGAGAAGCGCACCCGCCGCAGCGTGCTCGACGGGATCCCGCGCGCGATGCCCGCTCTCGCCCGGGCGCAGAAGATGTCGGGTCGTGCCGCCGGCGCCGGCGTGGTGCCCACGCAGCCGTCCGCCCTGCGCCCGTCGTCGGAGGAGGAGCTCGGCGATGCCCTCCTCGCCCTCGTGGACACCGCTCGGGCCGAGGGCTGGGACGCGGAGCGCGCCCTCCGGGAACGGCTGACGCGCCTGGAGGACGAGGTCCGCGCCGCCGAGGCCGGTTGA
- the nhaA gene encoding Na+/H+ antiporter NhaA — MRITANPLRGQQFPAVLLLVAAGLGLLFANLPTHDAIAGLLETHLAVPGTALDLSIAHWVSDGLLAIFFLVVAIELRHELTHGELDSPRKAVQPAIAATGGVLVPILVYLLIAGGPETASGWPIPTATDIAFALGVLAMFGRGLPSRVRVFLLALAILDDIIGIIFIAVLFAHDVQWLLFGLAIVGVAVFWLLSRLLHATGHTLVAVAMAVVGVITWGLVASSGIHATIAGVMLGLVMAPVPAGRTRHALEPTVNGAILPLFAFVAAFVVIPAVSPTALSPAFWAIVVALPVGKIIGISLFGWLAMRIRPKGADPALPFADILAAGALGGIGFTVSLLLANLAFEGDAVIRDQAILGVLVGSLLALILSGIVVTLRARWYRRAAPIPA, encoded by the coding sequence ATGCGCATCACAGCGAACCCCCTCCGCGGGCAGCAGTTCCCCGCCGTCCTCCTGCTCGTGGCCGCCGGCCTCGGACTCCTCTTCGCGAACCTGCCCACGCACGACGCGATCGCCGGGCTGTTGGAGACACACCTCGCCGTCCCCGGGACGGCGCTGGACCTCTCGATCGCGCACTGGGTGTCGGACGGCCTGCTCGCGATCTTCTTCCTCGTCGTGGCGATCGAGCTGCGGCACGAGCTCACCCACGGCGAGCTCGACTCCCCGCGGAAGGCCGTGCAGCCCGCCATCGCGGCCACCGGCGGCGTGCTCGTGCCGATCCTCGTGTACCTGCTGATCGCGGGAGGGCCGGAGACGGCGTCCGGCTGGCCGATCCCGACCGCCACCGACATCGCCTTCGCGCTCGGCGTGCTGGCGATGTTCGGACGAGGACTCCCGTCCCGGGTGCGGGTGTTCCTGCTGGCCCTCGCGATCCTCGACGACATCATCGGCATCATCTTCATCGCGGTGCTCTTCGCGCACGACGTGCAGTGGCTCCTGTTCGGGCTCGCGATCGTCGGGGTGGCGGTGTTCTGGCTGCTGAGCCGCCTGCTGCACGCCACCGGACACACGCTCGTCGCGGTCGCGATGGCCGTCGTCGGCGTCATCACGTGGGGCCTCGTCGCCTCGTCCGGCATCCACGCGACCATCGCCGGCGTAATGCTCGGCCTCGTCATGGCGCCGGTACCCGCCGGACGCACCCGGCATGCGCTGGAGCCGACCGTGAACGGCGCGATCCTGCCGCTCTTCGCCTTCGTGGCGGCTTTCGTCGTCATCCCCGCCGTCTCGCCGACGGCCCTCTCCCCGGCCTTCTGGGCGATCGTGGTGGCCCTTCCGGTGGGGAAGATCATCGGCATCTCCCTGTTCGGCTGGCTCGCCATGCGCATCCGTCCGAAGGGGGCCGACCCGGCCCTGCCGTTCGCGGACATCCTCGCCGCCGGCGCCCTGGGCGGCATCGGATTCACCGTCTCGCTCCTGCTCGCGAACCTCGCGTTCGAGGGCGACGCGGTCATCCGCGACCAGGCGATCCTCGGCGTCCTCGTGGGGTCGCTCCTCGCGCTGATCCTCTCCGGCATCGTCGTCACCCTGCGCGCCCGGTGGTACCGTCGCGCTGCGCCCATCCCCGCCTGA
- a CDS encoding AraC family transcriptional regulator, with product MVDRTRGVLYPARLPSFHRLPPPAEAAALVAWFWIPEWSLPEGEVSRQEIVSYPAVNLVVAPEGVSISGATTRASTRELRGSGWAVGALLRPAAVPALTDDPPALIDAERAFDAPDLHAAVTTAMRTAPERRECAVAVFSAWLSQRVGPVGAAGRQANAMLDVLLGEGAALTPEEAATRLALSVRTLQRLTHRTVGLSPGAIIRRRRLQEAAQRLREEPETDLTALAAALGYADHAHLTRDFAAVLGLPPRDYRTRVSG from the coding sequence ATGGTCGACCGGACGCGCGGAGTGCTCTATCCCGCACGGCTGCCCTCGTTCCATCGGCTGCCGCCGCCCGCAGAGGCCGCCGCGCTCGTCGCCTGGTTCTGGATCCCGGAGTGGAGCCTTCCGGAGGGCGAGGTGTCCCGGCAGGAGATCGTCTCGTATCCGGCCGTCAACCTCGTCGTCGCCCCGGAGGGCGTGTCGATCTCAGGCGCCACGACCCGCGCGTCGACCAGGGAGCTGCGGGGGTCGGGGTGGGCTGTCGGCGCTCTGCTCCGCCCTGCCGCGGTCCCTGCCCTCACGGACGACCCTCCGGCCCTGATCGACGCGGAGCGGGCCTTTGACGCCCCCGATCTGCACGCGGCGGTGACGACGGCGATGCGGACCGCGCCCGAACGCCGGGAGTGCGCCGTCGCGGTCTTCTCCGCATGGCTGTCGCAGCGCGTGGGCCCGGTCGGCGCGGCGGGCCGGCAGGCCAACGCGATGCTCGACGTGCTGCTGGGGGAGGGGGCGGCGCTGACGCCGGAGGAAGCGGCGACCCGACTCGCGCTCTCGGTGCGCACGCTGCAGCGGCTCACGCACCGCACCGTCGGGCTCTCGCCGGGCGCGATCATCCGCCGCCGCCGGCTGCAGGAGGCGGCGCAGCGTCTCCGCGAGGAGCCGGAGACGGACCTGACGGCGCTCGCCGCCGCGCTGGGATACGCCGACCACGCCCATCTCACGCGCGACTTCGCGGCCGTCCTCGGCCTGCCGCCGCGCGACTATCGCACCAGGGTCTCCGGCTGA
- a CDS encoding phosphoenolpyruvate carboxylase, with the protein MTPDSPAFSEPTPTEAIRVIGRFEAGRGIPDAMRSDVRMLGQLLGQVLREAGGDDLFEDVERLRLATIQAYEDHSSDAFDRAAAIADSFTIARADEVARAFTCYFHLVNLAEEHQRVRVLRERAGQAPSTGSGTQVGSGTQVGSGTQVGSGPSTGSGNQVGSGPSTGSGALATDTVAGAYARLREEVGDDEARRRLDGLRFHPVFTAHPTEARRRAVSSSIRRLSELLTQHDAASAGGSEEHRARRRMLEEIDTLWRTAPLRAQKPSPTDEVRTVMGVFDETLFTTVPHVYRRIDDALRGEESGASAPVVPAFVRIGSWVGGDRDGNPFVTAAVTREASQIASDHVLRGLERALDRIGRTLTLAADDTPPSAEVIALWERFTAAEPTVADELAARSPDEPHRRVVLVMARRVAATRRGDEEGYTGPEELLADLRAVQSSLVAAGARRHAFGGVQHLIWQVETYGFHLTELEVRQHSQVHAKALAELEAGGPISTQTEEVLEVFRAIADIQRDRGLRSAGRYVVSFTQAASDLANVYELARHALGDDAPVLDVVPLFETFADLQAAPGILAEAVTFPEFRERMAATGNRLEVMLGYSDSSKDVGPVAANLALYTAQEKIARWAQESGIELTLFHGRGGALGRGGGPANSAILAQPPHSVDGRFKLTEQGEVIFARYGEPAIAMRHIDQVAAATLLASSPTVEERTSRAAARYADVAATMDAASRERFFALVKAEGFAPWFATVTPMEEIGLLALGSRPARRGLSVESLEDLRAIPWVFAWTQARINLAGWFGLGTALEAVGDEELLTEAYREWPLLRTMVDNVAMSLAKTDERIARQYLALGDRDDLAALVLDELALTRRWVIRLTGGEGLLENKPVLQRAVQLRSPYVDALSLLQLRALRALRSAPEQPEGSGADAEQQRLLLLSVSGVAAGLQNTG; encoded by the coding sequence GTGACCCCCGATTCCCCCGCTTTCTCCGAGCCGACGCCCACCGAGGCCATCCGCGTGATCGGTCGTTTCGAAGCCGGTCGCGGCATCCCCGATGCCATGCGCTCCGACGTGCGGATGCTGGGCCAGCTCCTCGGCCAGGTGCTCCGCGAGGCCGGCGGCGACGACCTCTTCGAGGACGTCGAGCGCCTGCGCCTCGCGACGATCCAGGCCTACGAGGACCACAGCTCCGACGCGTTCGACCGCGCCGCGGCGATCGCCGACTCCTTCACGATCGCCCGTGCCGACGAGGTCGCCCGCGCGTTCACCTGCTACTTCCACCTCGTGAACCTCGCCGAGGAGCACCAGCGGGTGCGCGTGCTCCGGGAGCGGGCGGGGCAGGCCCCTTCGACAGGCTCAGGGACCCAGGTGGGCTCAGGGACCCAGGTGGGCTCAGGGACCCAGGTGGGCTCAGGCCCTTCGACGGGCTCAGGGAACCAGGTGGGGTCAGGCCCTTCGACGGGCTCAGGGGCCCTGGCGACGGACACGGTCGCGGGGGCGTACGCCCGGCTGCGCGAGGAGGTCGGTGACGACGAGGCCCGCCGTCGTCTGGACGGTCTGCGCTTCCACCCCGTCTTCACGGCCCACCCGACCGAGGCCCGGCGCCGCGCGGTCTCGTCGAGCATCCGCCGCCTCTCCGAGCTGCTCACCCAGCACGACGCGGCGAGCGCAGGCGGCTCCGAGGAGCACCGCGCCCGCCGCCGGATGCTCGAGGAGATCGACACCCTGTGGCGCACGGCGCCGCTGCGAGCGCAGAAGCCCTCCCCGACCGACGAGGTCCGCACCGTCATGGGCGTCTTCGACGAGACGCTGTTCACCACGGTCCCCCACGTCTACCGCCGGATCGACGACGCCCTCCGCGGCGAGGAGTCCGGCGCCAGCGCCCCGGTCGTCCCGGCGTTCGTACGGATCGGCTCCTGGGTCGGCGGCGACCGCGACGGCAACCCGTTCGTCACAGCCGCGGTGACCCGTGAGGCCTCGCAGATCGCCTCCGACCACGTGCTCCGCGGCCTCGAGCGGGCGCTCGACCGGATCGGCCGCACCCTCACGCTCGCCGCGGACGACACCCCGCCCAGCGCCGAGGTCATCGCACTCTGGGAGCGTTTCACCGCCGCGGAGCCGACGGTCGCCGACGAGCTGGCGGCCCGCTCCCCTGACGAGCCGCACCGCCGGGTCGTCCTCGTCATGGCCCGCCGCGTGGCGGCCACACGGCGCGGTGACGAGGAGGGGTACACGGGTCCGGAGGAGCTGCTCGCGGACCTGCGCGCCGTGCAGTCCTCCCTCGTCGCCGCCGGAGCCCGCCGCCACGCGTTCGGCGGCGTGCAGCATCTGATCTGGCAGGTCGAGACCTACGGCTTCCACCTCACGGAGCTCGAAGTCCGTCAGCACTCCCAGGTGCACGCGAAGGCCCTGGCCGAGCTCGAGGCCGGCGGTCCGATCAGCACGCAGACCGAGGAGGTGCTGGAGGTGTTCCGCGCGATCGCGGACATCCAGCGCGACCGCGGACTGCGCTCCGCGGGTCGCTACGTCGTCTCCTTCACGCAGGCGGCCTCCGACCTCGCGAACGTGTACGAGCTGGCCCGTCACGCGCTCGGCGACGACGCCCCGGTGCTCGACGTCGTGCCGCTGTTCGAGACCTTCGCCGACCTCCAGGCGGCCCCGGGGATCCTCGCCGAGGCCGTCACCTTCCCGGAGTTCCGCGAGCGGATGGCCGCGACCGGCAACCGGCTGGAGGTCATGCTCGGCTACTCCGACTCCTCCAAGGACGTCGGGCCCGTCGCCGCGAACCTCGCGCTGTACACGGCGCAGGAGAAGATCGCCCGCTGGGCGCAGGAGTCCGGCATCGAGCTGACCCTCTTCCACGGCCGCGGCGGGGCGCTCGGCCGTGGCGGCGGCCCCGCCAACTCCGCGATCCTCGCGCAGCCCCCGCACTCCGTCGACGGTCGGTTCAAGCTCACCGAGCAGGGCGAGGTCATCTTCGCCCGCTACGGCGAGCCCGCGATCGCGATGCGGCACATCGACCAGGTCGCCGCCGCGACGCTGCTGGCCTCCTCCCCCACGGTCGAGGAGCGCACGAGCCGCGCGGCCGCCCGCTACGCCGATGTCGCCGCGACCATGGACGCCGCCTCCCGCGAGCGGTTCTTCGCGCTCGTCAAGGCCGAGGGCTTCGCCCCGTGGTTCGCGACCGTGACCCCGATGGAGGAGATCGGTCTGCTCGCGCTCGGCTCGCGTCCCGCCCGCCGCGGCCTCTCGGTGGAGTCGCTGGAAGACCTCAGGGCCATCCCCTGGGTGTTCGCGTGGACGCAGGCCCGGATCAACCTCGCCGGCTGGTTCGGACTCGGCACCGCGCTCGAGGCCGTCGGCGACGAGGAACTGCTCACGGAGGCCTACCGCGAGTGGCCGCTGCTGCGCACGATGGTCGACAACGTCGCGATGAGCCTCGCCAAGACCGACGAGCGCATCGCCCGGCAGTACCTCGCCCTCGGCGATCGCGACGACCTCGCCGCCCTGGTGCTCGACGAGCTCGCCCTCACCCGTCGCTGGGTCATCCGCCTCACGGGAGGCGAGGGACTGCTGGAGAACAAGCCCGTGCTGCAGCGGGCGGTCCAGCTGCGCAGCCCGTACGTCGACGCCCTCTCCCTCCTGCAGCTGCGGGCGCTCCGCGCGCTCCGGTCGGCGCCGGAGCAGCCGGAGGGCTCGGGAGCCGACGCCGAACAGCAGCGCCTGCTCCTCCTGTCCGTCAGCGGGGTCGCCGCCGGCCTGCAGAACACCGGGTGA